Proteins from a single region of Canis aureus isolate CA01 chromosome 26, VMU_Caureus_v.1.0, whole genome shotgun sequence:
- the PPP1R3D gene encoding protein phosphatase 1 regulatory subunit 3D: protein MSGGWGSAALPPGPGARKPAPRSLSCVSDLDGGAAPEPRPCRPPGSPGRAPPPPPAPSGCDPRLRPIILRRARSLPSSPERRQKAGGASGAACRPGCSRQLRVRFADALGLELAQVKVFNAGEDPAVPLHVLSRLAINSDLCCSSQDLEFTLQCLVPDFPPPIEAADFAERLAQRLICLERVTCSDLGISGTVRVRNVAFEKQVAVRYTFSDWRSAHEAVARWRGPAGAGGTEDVFAFGFPVPPFLLALGSRVHFALRYRVAGAEYWDNNHGRDYSLTCRNHALHMPRGECEESWIHFI from the coding sequence ATGTCCGGAGGCTGGGGCTCGGCGGccctgccccccggccccggggcccggAAGCCCGCCCCGCGGAGCCTCAGCTGCGTCTCCGACCTGGACGGCGGCGCGGCCCCCGAGCCGCGGCCCTGCAGGCCCCCCGGGAGCCCGggccgcgcgccgccgccgccacccgcGCCGTCCGGCTGCGACCCCCGCCTGCGGCCCATCATCCTGCGGCGGGCGCGCTCGCTGCCCAGCTCGCCCGAGCGCCGCCAGAAGGCCGGGGGCGCGTCGGGGGCCGCGTGCCGCCCGGGCTGCAGCCGGCAGCTCCGCGTGCGCTTCGCCGACGCGCTGGGCCTGGAGCTGGCGCAGGTCAAGGTGTTCAACGCGGGCGAGGACCCGGCCGTGCCGCTGCACGTGTTGTCGCGCCTCGCCATCAACTCGGACCTGTGCTGCAGCAGCCAGGACCTGGAGTTCACCCTGCAGTGCCTGGTGCCCGACTTCCCGCCGCCCATCGAGGCCGCCGACTTCGCCGAGCGCCTGGCGCAGCGGCTCATCTGCCTGGAGCGCGTCACCTGCTCGGACCTGGGCATCAGCGGCACAGTGCGCGTGCGCAACGTGGCCTTCGAGAAGCAGGTGGCGGTGCGCTACACCTTCTCGGACTGGCGCAGCGCGCACGAGGCGGTGGCCCGGTGGCGCGGCCCGGCGGGCGCCGGGGGCACAGAGGACGTCTTCGCCTTCGGCTTCCCGGTGCCGCCCTTCCTGCTGGCGCTCGGCTCCCGCGTGCACTTCGCGCTGCGCTACCGGGTGGCGGGCGCCGAGTATTGGGACAACAACCACGGCCGCGACTACAGCCTCACGTGCCGCAACCACGCGCTGCACATGCCTCGCGGGGAGTGCGAGGAGAGCTGGATCCACTTCATCTGA
- the FAM217B gene encoding protein FAM217B: MNAGPPWNKVQRSKHSSGKRQSASQVPLVSPPPPEDGPRESSSSQGDPERSPLGPRRRGAPSGDRLFLELQCRKVRKEAAAEDEDSASDLSDSERVPMPPAARAPPELQLRAEQIDEAAGPGPDPDAEPWAAPPPAYGYADFLPAPFSSWDLRDLAAAPGTEPSPAARGGAAGQLARYIDRLVQLEWLQMQTVQGEKGKGARARPPTGPGATSGALKSPGRAKLVASAAARLPQDAAGKPPAPRRKDLSREEARPSYYAFDRPPRAPHARGSRPSSQRPALDPRTEEQTKKASKSPRPQQGWHAPCGDRGDRSGPGAPARGASAADPTDPRAAPRTQAHTALRKKGAASTCAPATTSSEKKPKTNGAKPSTYKLK; encoded by the coding sequence ATGAATGCTGGCCCACCTTGGAATAAAGTGCAACGTTCAAAACATTCTTCAGGAAAAAGGCAGAGTGCATCCCAAGTGCCCCTCGTGTCCCCCCCGCCGCCCGAGGACGGACCCCGGGAAAGCAGTTCCTCGCAAGGAGACCCCGAAAGGAGCCCCCTGGGCCCCCGGCGGCGGGGCGCCCCCTCGGGGGACCGGCTGTTCCTGGAGCTGCAGTGCAGGAAGGTCAGGAAGGAGGCTGCGGCCGAGGACGAGGACAGCGCCAGCGACCTGTCGGACTCGGAGCGGGTGCCCATGCCGCCCGCCGCGCGCGCGCCCCCGGAGCTGCAGCTGCGCGCGGAGCAGATCGACGAGGCCGCGGGGCCGGGCCCGGACCCCGACGCCGAGCCCTGGGCCGCCCCGCCACCCGCATACGGCTACGCGGACTTCCTGCCCGCCCCGTTCAGCTCCTGGGACCTCCGCGACCTGGCCGCGGCCCCGGGGACCGAGCCCAGCCCCGCGGCTCGGGGCGGCGCCGCCGGGCAGCTCGCCAGGTACATCGACAGGCTGGTGCAGCTCGAGTGGCTGCAGATGCAGACGGTGCAGGGCGAGAAGGGGAAGGGCGCCCGGGCCAGGCCTCCCACCGGCCCCGGGGCCACGTCGGGGGCTCTGAAAAGCCCGGGCAGGGCCAAGCTGGTGGCCAGCGCTGCAGCCAGGCTTCCCCAGGACGCGGCTGGCAAGCCACCTGCGCCCCGGAGGAAGGACCTGTCCCGCGAAGAAGCGCGGCCGTCCTATTACGCCTTTGACCGTCCCCCCAGAGCCCCCCACGCGCGGGGCAGCAGGCCAAGTTCTCAGAGGCCAGCCCTCGACCCGAGGACCGAGGAGCAGACAAAGAAAGCGAGTAAGAGCCCCAGGCCGCAGCAGGGCTGGCATGCGCCCTGCGGTGACCGCGGTGACCGAAGCGGCCCCGGAGCTCCCGCGCGGGGGGCCAGCGCTGCAGACCCCACCGACCCCCGCGCGGCCCCCAGAACGCAGGCACACACGGCGCTGAGGAAGAAGGGGGCTGCGAGCACCTGCGCCCCTGCCACCACGTCCAGCGAGAAGAAACCCAAAACCAATGGAGCAAAGCCAAGCACATATAAACTCAAATAA